The Bremerella cremea genomic sequence GGCCCCGAAACAGGGGCTGGCAGGTTGTCGATTGAGCACTATTGTTTGAAGTGGATCGCTGCTGCCGATCGCAGAGTTATCTTTGTGATTGCTGATTTCGCTCATTCTCTCGCAGCGTTGGCCATCAGTGTGTTTAGAGCGTGTTCCAGACGTGAGGTATGGTGATCGCCAACAATACGATGCTGAACCTCTCCATCGGCGAAGATCAGAATGGTCGGATATTGAGTAACGTTGTATTTCTCCGAAAGAAATCGATTGCTTTCGGCGTCAACTTCTCGAAACCGCACGCTTTCCCTGAATTGGAAGGACAAATCGTGAAGGACGGGCTTGGCTTCGGTGCATTTGGGGCACCATTTGGTGGTCATGACAACGACGACCGGGTCTGCCTGTTCAAGAACCTCGCGAGAAAAGGTATCGTCGGTAACTAGCATGAGACCTTCGCCGTTATCTATGCGGCCATCTGCCGGCGAATTGCTGGGATAACTTCGGTCGCAGCCACCGAAGATAGTGACAAGAAGGATCGCTAGTCCCAAAATGTCAGGTCGTGTAAGGGGATCGGCTGCCAATTCTTGGTAACGTTTCATTGGTTTGCCCAACGGCAGTTGGCTGCCTAGATAACAGCCAACTGCTCCGTG encodes the following:
- a CDS encoding thioredoxin family protein codes for the protein MKRYQELAADPLTRPDILGLAILLVTIFGGCDRSYPSNSPADGRIDNGEGLMLVTDDTFSREVLEQADPVVVVMTTKWCPKCTEAKPVLHDLSFQFRESVRFREVDAESNRFLSEKYNVTQYPTILIFADGEVQHRIVGDHHTSRLEHALNTLMANAARE